The following proteins come from a genomic window of Geomonas sp. RF6:
- the rpsF gene encoding 30S ribosomal protein S6, with amino-acid sequence MRMYETIYIVQPDLGEEEIKALSAKVQDVIANMNGDFKRLEDWGTRKLAYPINKNPRGRYFYLRFDGDSALIAELERRLRLDDKVIRYQSVKLEQDTAVAAAAPVKAAEEAGEEGAAAATEAPAEATTTAEV; translated from the coding sequence ATGAGGATGTACGAGACGATTTACATCGTCCAGCCGGACTTAGGCGAAGAAGAGATCAAGGCTCTTTCCGCCAAGGTTCAGGACGTAATCGCCAACATGAACGGCGATTTCAAGCGCCTTGAGGACTGGGGCACCAGGAAGCTGGCTTACCCGATCAACAAGAACCCGCGCGGTCGCTACTTTTACCTGCGCTTCGACGGCGATTCCGCACTCATCGCCGAGCTTGAGCGCCGTCTGCGCCTCGATGACAAGGTCATCAGGTACCAGAGCGTGAAGCTCGAGCAGGACACGGCTGTTGCCGCGGCTGCCCCGGTGAAGGCTGCCGAGGAGGCTGGTGAGGAAGGGGCTGCAGCAGCTACCGAGGCCCCGGCAGAAGCGACTACTACGGCGGAGGTATAG
- the rpsR gene encoding 30S ribosomal protein S18: protein MSEERAPRTSSGGPRKKRPFQRRKVCRFCADKQVSIDYKDPRTLRYFVSERGKIIPRRISGNCSKHQREITEAIKRARNIALLPIAGSHASA, encoded by the coding sequence ATGAGCGAAGAAAGAGCACCGAGAACTAGCAGCGGCGGCCCGAGGAAGAAAAGACCGTTCCAGCGTCGTAAAGTCTGCCGTTTCTGCGCAGACAAGCAGGTTTCCATCGACTACAAAGATCCCCGCACGCTTCGTTACTTCGTTTCCGAGCGCGGCAAGATCATTCCGCGTCGCATCTCCGGCAACTGCTCGAAGCACCAGAGGGAGATCACCGAGGCAATCAAGAGGGCGCGCAACATCGCGCTGCTTCCCATCGCGGGGAGCCACGCCAGCGCGTAG